A genomic window from Scatophagus argus isolate fScaArg1 chromosome 17, fScaArg1.pri, whole genome shotgun sequence includes:
- the efna1a gene encoding ephrin-A1a isoform X2 — protein MDLVWIVVFVVNVCAWFASAERHSVYWNSTNPKFLWDDYAVEVKLNDYLDIVCPHYPQGEVPLLDAERYVLYMVEREDYESCKPQSYDQMRWECGHPFAPHAPEKFSEKFQRFTPFTLGKEFRQGESYYYISKPLHHHGQECLRLRVDVVAADGSQEARVAKGGTGGAAVGAGGGVHNPSNRLPADDPVVVVPKVQKSVGANSAVAATSLSILSLLVPFSLLLLLH, from the exons ATGGATTTGGTTTGGATTGTGGTCTTCGTTGTGAACGTCTGCGCTTGGTTTGCTTCAGCGGAGCGGCACAGCGTCTACTGGAACAGCACGAACCCAAA GTTTCTATGGGACGACTATGCTGTAGAGGTGAAGCTCAATGACTACCTGGACATCGTTTGCCCCCATTACCCTCAGGGTGAGGTGCCGTTGCTGGATGCCGAGCGATATGTGCTCTACATGGTGGAGCGTGAGGACTACGAATCCTGCAAGCCCCAGTCGTACGATCAGATGCGCTGGGAGTGTGGCCATCCGTTTGCTCCTCACGCCCCTGAGAAGTTCTCGGAGAAGTTCCAGCGTTTTACTCCATTTACTCTGGGAAAAGAGTTCCGCCAAGGAGAAAGCTACTATTATATCT CCAAACCTTTGCACCACCATGGACAAGAGTGCCTCAGGCTCAGGGTTGACGTCGTAGCTGCTGACG gctCTCAAGAGGCCAGAGTGGCTAAAGGAGGCACTGGTGGGGCTGCAGTTGGAGCTGGGGGTGGGGTTCACAACCCGTCCAACAGACTGCCTGCAG ATGACCCAGTGGTAGTCGTGCCAAAAGTCCAGAAGAGCGTGGGGGCAAACTCTGCAGTGGCAGCTACATCCCTCTCAATCCTCTCATTGCTAGTCCCATTTTCATTACTGCTATTGTTGCACTGA
- the dpm3 gene encoding dolichol-phosphate mannosyltransferase subunit 3, translating to MTKLLEWLFGVSVFGVVWALVTFDLLDLSLPQTYREVAWPMPLYLLVSFGCYSLATVGYRVATFNDCEEAAKELQEQIVEAKEDLRKKGLKM from the coding sequence ATGACAAAGCTTCTGGAGTGGCTGTTCGGCGTGTCGGTCTTCGGCGTAGTCTGGGCTTTGGTCACTTTCGACCTGTTGGACCTGAGCCTCCCGCAGACGTACAGAGAAGTTGCCTGGCCGATGCCTCTCTATCTGCTGGTGTCTTTTGGCTGCTACTCCCTGGCCACGGTGGGATACAGAGTGGCTACCTTCAATGACTGCGAGGAGGCGGCGAAGGAGCTACAGGAGCAGATAGTAGAGGCCAAAGAGGACTTGAGGAAAAAGGGCTTAAAGATGTAG
- the efna1a gene encoding ephrin-A1a isoform X1: MDLVWIVVFVVNVCAWFASAERHSVYWNSTNPKFLWDDYAVEVKLNDYLDIVCPHYPQGEVPLLDAERYVLYMVEREDYESCKPQSYDQMRWECGHPFAPHAPEKFSEKFQRFTPFTLGKEFRQGESYYYISKPLHHHGQECLRLRVDVVAADGSQEARVAKGGTGGAAVGAGGGVHNPSNRLPAADDPVVVVPKVQKSVGANSAVAATSLSILSLLVPFSLLLLLH, translated from the exons ATGGATTTGGTTTGGATTGTGGTCTTCGTTGTGAACGTCTGCGCTTGGTTTGCTTCAGCGGAGCGGCACAGCGTCTACTGGAACAGCACGAACCCAAA GTTTCTATGGGACGACTATGCTGTAGAGGTGAAGCTCAATGACTACCTGGACATCGTTTGCCCCCATTACCCTCAGGGTGAGGTGCCGTTGCTGGATGCCGAGCGATATGTGCTCTACATGGTGGAGCGTGAGGACTACGAATCCTGCAAGCCCCAGTCGTACGATCAGATGCGCTGGGAGTGTGGCCATCCGTTTGCTCCTCACGCCCCTGAGAAGTTCTCGGAGAAGTTCCAGCGTTTTACTCCATTTACTCTGGGAAAAGAGTTCCGCCAAGGAGAAAGCTACTATTATATCT CCAAACCTTTGCACCACCATGGACAAGAGTGCCTCAGGCTCAGGGTTGACGTCGTAGCTGCTGACG gctCTCAAGAGGCCAGAGTGGCTAAAGGAGGCACTGGTGGGGCTGCAGTTGGAGCTGGGGGTGGGGTTCACAACCCGTCCAACAGACTGCCTGCAG CAGATGACCCAGTGGTAGTCGTGCCAAAAGTCCAGAAGAGCGTGGGGGCAAACTCTGCAGTGGCAGCTACATCCCTCTCAATCCTCTCATTGCTAGTCCCATTTTCATTACTGCTATTGTTGCACTGA